One window from the genome of Leucobacter aridicollis encodes:
- a CDS encoding mandelate racemase/muconate lactonizing enzyme family protein, translating to MIVVDSMLKGEGTEDGVQINAVDFFYAAMPEVTLDADGSQDALLVRVRSDSGLEGWGECEASPLVSIAAFVTPRSHGVCQPVAASVLGETIEQPADIARLSANLRRNSMDLLQAAHTWSGVEMALWDLLGKHHGLPVWQLLGYEQNLSKQPYASLLFGATPEETYKRGNDAVAAGYTAVKFGWGGFGGGALEADRDQLRAARDGIGGAQLMVDAGQIWDDDVDAASLRIPLLEESGVLWLEEPFSPYDYRAHAELARRSPNVSLAGGEASHNPEMAKNLIRFGGVRFVQIDTGRVGGIGASKEVADFAAAEGVTYVNHSFTSHLALAASLHAFAGQASSALCEFPLALSPLARAVTTVALEPDAERRVSAPGGPGLGVSVDLAGVGQYLRDVEIRVGGELLTAVAV from the coding sequence GTGATTGTTGTTGATTCGATGCTCAAAGGTGAGGGAACGGAGGACGGCGTGCAGATCAACGCGGTCGACTTTTTTTATGCGGCAATGCCGGAGGTAACGCTCGACGCTGATGGGAGCCAGGACGCGCTTCTCGTGCGGGTGCGCTCAGACTCCGGCCTTGAGGGGTGGGGGGAGTGCGAAGCCTCGCCGCTCGTTTCTATCGCCGCCTTCGTGACCCCCCGTTCGCACGGCGTGTGCCAGCCGGTTGCCGCGTCTGTACTCGGGGAAACCATCGAGCAGCCCGCGGATATTGCGCGGCTCAGCGCCAACCTTCGACGCAACAGCATGGATCTCCTGCAGGCCGCGCACACTTGGTCTGGAGTAGAGATGGCGCTCTGGGACTTGCTTGGCAAACACCACGGGCTCCCTGTGTGGCAGCTGCTTGGTTACGAGCAGAACCTTTCGAAGCAGCCGTATGCCTCGCTGCTTTTTGGCGCGACCCCCGAAGAAACGTATAAGCGAGGTAACGACGCAGTCGCCGCGGGCTACACCGCGGTGAAGTTCGGCTGGGGTGGCTTCGGTGGCGGGGCCCTTGAGGCAGACCGGGATCAACTGCGTGCCGCGCGTGATGGCATCGGCGGGGCCCAATTAATGGTCGACGCCGGCCAGATCTGGGATGACGATGTTGACGCAGCGTCCTTGCGGATCCCGCTACTCGAAGAGTCGGGGGTGCTCTGGCTCGAGGAGCCATTCAGTCCATACGATTATCGCGCGCACGCCGAGCTCGCACGGCGATCACCGAACGTTTCGCTTGCGGGTGGGGAAGCATCGCATAACCCGGAGATGGCGAAGAACCTCATCCGCTTCGGTGGCGTCCGGTTCGTGCAGATCGACACGGGCCGCGTTGGTGGAATCGGGGCTTCGAAGGAGGTTGCGGACTTTGCTGCAGCTGAAGGGGTGACGTACGTGAACCACTCGTTCACGTCGCACCTCGCGCTCGCCGCATCGCTCCACGCCTTTGCCGGCCAGGCGAGCAGCGCGCTGTGCGAGTTCCCGCTGGCGTTGAGTCCGCTCGCTCGTGCAGTTACGACTGTCGCGCTCGAACCCGACGCTGAGCGGCGGGTCAGCGCGCCCGGGGGGCCGGGTCTTGGGGTCTCGGTTGATCTTGCGGGGGTGGGACAGTACCTGCGCGACGTCGAGATCCGGGTTGGTGGGGAGCTATTGACCGCAGTGGCGGTGTGA
- a CDS encoding SMP-30/gluconolactonase/LRE family protein, which translates to MSAARAERVLGAPRGTLLEAPIWSPDTGTLSWVDIQSGRLFLLDPVLGSVTTYETGVAPLGAALPRLGGEFSLIGGEGVYLWRTDAQSVGAPEALFGGGERGLISNDARRDPWGRLYVGRMAADESVGAGSLVAIEGGGEQRVVATGLTIPNGLAWSPDGAWLFFAESIEQRVYRVPTSAAGERWSEREVLIEYASELPDGLAIGPDGNLWVACYGAGRVDRFSLSGDKLGEFSLPVSQVTACEFVGSNLYVTTAAEGFGDDDWEREPLAGCMFVIRAAIAET; encoded by the coding sequence ATGAGTGCGGCACGAGCTGAACGTGTACTTGGCGCGCCTCGCGGCACGCTACTCGAAGCGCCGATATGGTCACCGGACACTGGCACGCTTTCGTGGGTCGATATTCAATCAGGGCGCCTGTTCCTGCTTGATCCGGTGCTCGGAAGCGTGACGACCTACGAGACTGGCGTTGCGCCACTCGGCGCCGCGCTCCCGCGACTCGGCGGCGAGTTTTCGCTCATCGGTGGCGAGGGGGTGTACCTGTGGCGGACTGATGCGCAGAGCGTGGGCGCACCCGAAGCTTTGTTTGGCGGCGGAGAGCGGGGGCTCATCTCGAACGACGCGCGACGCGATCCGTGGGGGAGGCTGTACGTCGGAAGGATGGCGGCTGACGAATCTGTGGGGGCCGGTTCGCTCGTCGCGATTGAAGGCGGGGGTGAGCAGCGAGTCGTCGCAACCGGCCTGACGATTCCGAACGGGCTTGCATGGAGCCCAGACGGGGCGTGGCTCTTTTTCGCTGAGAGCATCGAGCAGCGCGTCTACCGTGTGCCGACGAGCGCTGCGGGCGAACGATGGAGCGAACGGGAGGTGCTCATCGAATACGCCTCGGAACTGCCAGATGGACTTGCAATTGGCCCAGACGGCAACCTCTGGGTCGCGTGCTACGGGGCCGGCAGAGTGGACAGGTTCTCGCTTTCTGGCGACAAGTTGGGTGAGTTTTCCCTCCCTGTGTCTCAGGTCACCGCGTGCGAATTTGTTGGCAGCAACCTGTACGTGACCACGGCCGCTGAGGGCTTCGGCGACGACGACTGGGAACGCGAGCCTCTTGCGGGCTGCATGTTCGTTATCCGCGCTGCCATCGCGGAGACGTGA
- a CDS encoding SDR family NAD(P)-dependent oxidoreductase: MTEPTVIYRSLHDTHVLVSGGGSGIGLATVSALLAQGCRVSVADVALDAVEALRDGVNSDRLSASRVDVTDTASVDAWVLAACEEFGAPNGLVVSAGIEPETDAAVDSLADAVWHRVVDVNAGGTMRVSRAAVGAMLRATPGSASIVLIGSPTGHFGMELGHHAYSASKAAVTGLGRVMANEYAAHGIRVNVVWPGLIDTPINDFVMRDEAKLEQEVQAIPQRRVGRSAEIAAMGLFLLSDQAGYCTGGVFTVDGGLTAV; the protein is encoded by the coding sequence GTGACTGAGCCGACAGTCATCTACCGCAGCCTCCACGATACGCACGTGCTCGTGAGCGGTGGCGGCAGCGGCATTGGTCTCGCCACCGTGAGCGCGCTGCTCGCTCAGGGGTGCCGAGTCTCGGTTGCCGATGTGGCACTCGACGCTGTTGAGGCGCTCCGCGACGGGGTAAATAGTGACCGTCTGAGCGCCTCACGTGTGGATGTCACCGATACTGCGAGCGTTGACGCCTGGGTGTTGGCCGCCTGCGAAGAGTTCGGTGCGCCGAACGGGCTCGTTGTCTCTGCGGGAATCGAGCCTGAGACTGACGCCGCCGTAGACAGTCTCGCTGATGCCGTGTGGCACAGGGTCGTCGACGTGAACGCAGGCGGCACGATGCGTGTCTCCCGCGCCGCCGTCGGCGCGATGCTCCGTGCGACGCCGGGATCGGCAAGCATCGTACTTATTGGCTCGCCGACAGGCCATTTCGGAATGGAACTCGGACACCACGCGTACAGCGCGAGCAAGGCAGCCGTAACAGGGCTCGGCCGAGTCATGGCGAACGAGTATGCGGCTCACGGCATTCGTGTGAATGTTGTCTGGCCTGGGCTCATCGATACTCCGATTAACGATTTCGTGATGCGCGACGAGGCAAAGCTCGAGCAAGAAGTTCAGGCGATTCCGCAGCGCCGAGTCGGGCGATCAGCTGAAATCGCCGCGATGGGTCTCTTCTTGCTGAGTGATCAGGCTGGCTACTGCACCGGCGGGGTCTTCACTGTTGACGGCGGATTGACCGCGGTATGA
- a CDS encoding GntR family transcriptional regulator — MAKEQEARVLRDRLTISQELTDILRGRVIRGEISPGARIAEESIAKEFGISRGPVREALRQLEKDGLIVVEAFKGAIVVEISDADLRGILLPVRYVLEKFALEGALRVLQQRDIDALQHIIDQMTETVEAGGPEQLQKLVDLDVEFHSYIIKMSDDYHAEQLWSTIEPRIRAGFYQLGSLHEHPGIIVDEHVQLLAVIRGGDLTAALEMLDEHVLASPIRLLGRKQGSEVRSD, encoded by the coding sequence ATGGCCAAAGAGCAGGAAGCGCGCGTGCTGCGTGACCGCCTGACGATCTCGCAAGAGCTGACTGACATTCTGCGAGGCAGAGTGATCCGAGGCGAGATTAGCCCGGGGGCACGCATCGCGGAGGAATCGATTGCCAAGGAATTTGGGATCAGCCGCGGCCCCGTGCGCGAGGCGTTGCGGCAGCTCGAGAAGGACGGGTTGATCGTCGTTGAGGCGTTCAAGGGGGCGATCGTCGTCGAGATCTCAGACGCCGACTTGCGGGGGATCCTACTTCCCGTGCGGTACGTACTCGAGAAGTTCGCGCTCGAGGGCGCGCTCAGGGTGCTGCAGCAACGCGACATCGATGCGCTGCAGCACATCATCGATCAGATGACAGAAACCGTGGAGGCGGGCGGCCCAGAGCAACTGCAGAAGCTTGTCGATCTGGACGTCGAGTTCCACTCATACATCATCAAGATGTCTGATGACTACCACGCCGAGCAGTTGTGGTCGACGATCGAGCCGCGCATTCGAGCGGGGTTTTACCAGCTTGGGTCGCTTCACGAGCATCCGGGAATCATTGTGGACGAGCATGTTCAACTGCTTGCGGTGATCCGCGGTGGAGACCTGACGGCCGCGCTCGAGATGCTTGATGAGCATGTTCTGGCATCGCCGATTCGGCTGCTTGGGCGAAAACAAGGCAGTGAGGTCCGCAGTGACTGA
- a CDS encoding PIG-L deacetylase family protein gives MKVLAIGAHPDDIENFCAGTLILLADAGHEVFVAIATKGEIGHPTGTKEEIAEMRHAEALAACELIGAKLIWMGYDDEFLFSNRETRLSFIDAIREAQPDLMFILSEQDYHPDHRIAGTIARDARIPASVPLIETAFPPAEVPTTFIMDTYQGQNFVPEGYVDITSVIERRKEMLAQHVSQVAWMERIFETDMDDDSTRMAQQRGREAGVQFAEGFQLLGDHPRVGGWEMLPNVIGVN, from the coding sequence ATGAAGGTACTAGCAATTGGGGCCCACCCCGATGACATCGAGAACTTCTGCGCGGGCACCTTGATCCTGCTCGCTGACGCCGGGCACGAGGTGTTTGTCGCGATCGCCACGAAAGGGGAGATCGGGCACCCGACCGGCACGAAGGAGGAGATCGCCGAGATGCGGCACGCTGAGGCGCTCGCGGCATGCGAGCTCATCGGGGCGAAGCTCATCTGGATGGGCTACGACGACGAATTCTTGTTCAGTAACAGGGAAACCCGACTGAGCTTCATAGACGCGATCCGCGAGGCGCAGCCGGACCTGATGTTCATTCTGAGCGAGCAGGACTATCACCCCGATCACCGGATCGCTGGAACGATTGCTCGCGACGCGAGGATCCCGGCGAGCGTGCCGCTCATCGAAACCGCGTTCCCGCCCGCAGAAGTCCCCACAACATTCATCATGGACACCTACCAGGGTCAAAACTTTGTGCCCGAAGGCTACGTCGACATCACTTCAGTGATTGAACGGCGCAAGGAGATGCTCGCGCAGCACGTGAGCCAGGTAGCGTGGATGGAACGGATCTTCGAAACTGACATGGACGACGACTCGACCCGTATGGCGCAGCAGCGCGGGCGCGAGGCCGGCGTGCAGTTTGCAGAGGGTTTCCAACTTCTGGGTGACCATCCGAGGGTTGGTGGATGGGAAATGTTGCCGAATGTGATCGGAGTGAACTGA
- a CDS encoding ABC transporter ATP-binding protein, giving the protein MVEILRGEHLRREYRIPGQRAPLVAVDDVTLTVASGEIVGLVGESGSGKSTVSRMLVGIEHVTSGELYFNGTQVRTRGDFRTLRDDVQYVFQDPYGSLAPHLTVRQTVGDSLDLRGEGSPKDRDARVAQVLEEVGLRAADAQSYPAVFSGGQRQRISLARALIMQPRLIICDEITSGLDVSVQAQILNLLLELRDRLDVAYIFVSHDLRVVKYLSDRIIVMKQGQIVEEGNVDKIFAAPTAQYTRDLIAAVPHFDPARGSVDVL; this is encoded by the coding sequence ATGGTTGAGATTTTGCGAGGCGAGCACCTGCGGCGAGAGTACCGGATCCCCGGCCAGCGGGCTCCGCTTGTGGCAGTCGACGACGTGACGTTGACTGTGGCGTCTGGCGAGATCGTCGGGCTCGTCGGAGAGAGCGGGTCGGGTAAGAGCACAGTCTCACGCATGCTCGTTGGCATCGAGCACGTGACCTCAGGCGAGCTCTACTTCAACGGGACCCAAGTGCGCACTCGCGGTGATTTCCGAACGCTGAGAGACGACGTCCAGTACGTGTTTCAGGATCCGTACGGATCGCTCGCGCCGCACCTCACAGTGCGCCAGACTGTTGGAGACTCGCTCGACCTGAGGGGAGAGGGAAGCCCGAAGGATCGCGACGCTCGAGTTGCTCAGGTTCTCGAAGAGGTGGGGCTTCGTGCTGCAGACGCACAGAGCTATCCGGCTGTGTTCAGCGGTGGCCAGCGCCAGCGCATTAGCCTCGCTCGTGCGTTAATTATGCAGCCGCGCCTGATTATTTGTGACGAGATCACCTCCGGGCTCGACGTGTCGGTACAGGCGCAGATCCTGAACTTGCTGCTCGAGCTTCGCGACAGGCTCGACGTTGCTTACATCTTCGTGTCGCACGACCTTCGCGTGGTGAAGTATCTCTCTGACCGGATCATTGTGATGAAGCAGGGACAGATCGTCGAAGAAGGAAACGTTGACAAGATCTTCGCGGCCCCCACAGCGCAATACACGCGGGACCTCATCGCGGCGGTTCCACATTTCGATCCAGCTCGTGGATCAGTAGACGTTCTCTAA